DNA sequence from the Blastomonas fulva genome:
CCTCTGCGATGCGAGTCGCAGCCCCGCCGCTCATCGGCATGGTGTAGATATCGCCCAGCAGATCGAACACGATCCGGCTGCCATCGGGGCTGACATCCAGGTTCATCCAGGTGCCTTCATCGACCTTGATCGGGATAGTGCGCGTCTTCATCGGCGGCGCGTTGACGTCCCAGCTGGCGGTCTTGTCCGCAGGCTTGCCCTGGGCCAGCGCGGGCATGGACAGGGCCAGCGCCGCGATGGCGGCGGACAGATGCAGTGCTTTCATGGTGATGTTCCCCGGAGTGTTTTTTCGTATACGCTCAGGCTAGCCGCGCCAACGCCAAGCGCAATCGGAAAACGAAGGTAGCGCGGTGAATGGAGGCGGGGCGCAATGCCTCGCCCCTCCCGCAGGCGGGAGGGGTGGACGAGCCGCAGGCGAGGCCGGGGTTGGCCTGAACAGCCAATTGTGCTCCCAGCCCACCCCGGTCCGGCAAGCCGGACCTGCCCCTCCCGCAAGCGGGAGGGGAGAATATGCTCCGCTAGGGCAGGCACCCAAGCGCAAAAAAGCCCGCCTCGCGCAATGCGAAGCGGGCTTTTCAATCTTAATCCCCCGCGGTCAGCGGGATAGCCGCATCAGTAGCGGTATTCGTCCTTCTTGAACGGACCGGCGAGCGGAACGTCGATGTATTCGGCCTGTTCCTTGGTCAGTTCGGTCAGCTTGACGCCGAGCTTTTCGAGGTGAAGGCGCGCGACCTTTTCGTCGAGGTGCTTGGGCAGAACGTAGACGTCGTTCTGGTACTTGTTGGCACCCTTGAACAGTTCGATCTGCGCCAGCACCTGGTTGGTGAAGCTGGCCGACATCACGAAGCTGGGGTGGCCGGTGGCGTTGCCGAGGTTGAGCAGACGGCCCTTTGACAGCATGATGATGCGCTTGCCGCCGGGGAATTCGATCATGTCGACCTGCGGCTTGATCTCGGTCCACTTCATGTTTTCCAGCGCGCTGATCTGGATTTCATTGTCGAAGTGGCCGATGTTGCCGACGATCGCCATGTCCTTCATGGCGCGCATGTGATCGATGGTGATCACGTCCTTGTTGCCGGTGGTGGTGACGAAGATGTCGGCGGTGCCGACCACGTCTTCCAGCGTCTGCACCGCAAAGCCGTCCATCGCCGCCTGAAGCGCGCAGATGGGATCGATTTCGGTGACGATGACGCGAGCGCCGGCGCCCTGCAGCGATGCTGCCGAACCCTTGCCCACATCGCCATAGCCGCACACGACGGCGACCTTGCCGGCCATCATCACGTCGGTGCCGCGACGGATGCCGTCAACCAGCGATTCCTTGCAGCCGTACTTGTTGTCGAACTTCGACTTGGTGACCGAATCGTTCACGTTGATCGCGGGGAAAGGCAGCTTGCCCTTCTTGGCGAGGTCATACAGGCGGTGGACGCCCGTGGTGGTCTCTTCCGAAACGCCCTTGATCGCCTCCACCGTCTTGGTGAGGTATCCCGGGGTCTGTGCCAGACGACGCTTCAGGATCTTGACGAAAAATTCTTCTTCCTCGTTCGAAGGCGTGAACAGCTCTTCACCGGCTTCGACGCGCGCGCCCCAGAGTGCGAACATGGTGGCATCGCCGCCATCGTCGAGGATCAGATTGCAGGTGTTGCCTTCTTCAGCGCCCCAATCGAAGATGCGGTCAACATATTCCCAATACTCTTCCAGGCTCTCACCCTTGATGGCGAAAACCGGGATGCCCTGCGCGGCGATTGCGGCAGCGGCGTGGTCCTGGGTCGAATAGATGTTGCAGGTGGCCCAGCGCACTTCGGCGCCCAGCGCGACCAGTGTCTCGATGAGAACGGCGGTCTGGATCGTCATGTGCAGCGATCCGGTGATCTTGGCGCCCTTGAGCGGCTGTTCAGAGCGATATTCTTCGCGGATGGCCATCAGGCCAGGCATTTCGGTTTCCGCGATGGTGATTTCCTTGCGGCCGAAATCGGCAAGCGCAATGTCGGCGACGACATAATCGGGGCGGTCGAGGGTCGGGGCACTGGCCACGTAAATTCTCCTGAGTCAAACGGCCGATGCGCCAACAGGGCCATCGGAAACTGCCGTCCCCATAGCCAGAGTCGGCGATACAGGCAAATATAAAGATTCCTTTATATGACATTTCAGCCCGAGCCAGCGCTGCCACAGCGCCGATGATCGCGACCCTTGCCTGTCCGAGCCCCCTTGCATTGCCGCGCCATCACGACAACATGCAGCCAGCAGTGCAACCACAGCAGGAGACATTCCATGATCAAAGTCGGCGACACCATTCCCAACACCAAATTCGTCCGCGCCACCGCCGAAGGCCCGCAGCAGGTCGAGGCGAAGGATTTCTTCGCCGGCAAGACCGTGGCGCTGTTCTCGGTTCCCGGTGCGTTCACCCCGACCTGTTCGGCGCGCCACCTGCCTGGCTTCGTGGAAAAGGCCGATGCGCTGAAGGCCAAAGGCGTCGACGAGATCGCCTGCACCGCGGTCAACGACGCGTTCGTGATGGGCGCCTGGGGCAAGTCGGCCAACGCCGATTCCATTGCGATGCTCGCCGATGGCAATGGCGATTTTGCTGACGCGGTCGGCCTGACCATGGACGGCAGCGGCTTCGGCATGGGCAAGCGCGGCCAGCGCTTCGCCATGGTCGTCAAGGACGGCGTGGTGGAAAAATTGTTCGTCGAAGAGCCCGGCGACTTCAAGGTCAGCAGCGCGGACTACATGCTCGAGCAGCTCTGATTGCAAAAAAGCCCTCTCCCCTTGGGGGAGAGGGTTGGGAGAGGGGAAAGGCGCCAAACGCCGCCCCCTCTCTGCTGAAACTAGGCAGCAAGCTGCCAAGTCTCGCGTCTCTCCCCTGAAGGGGAGAGACCAAACATGTATCAATACCCCATCAGGCTCATGACTTCCTCGCGCGAGCGGTGATCGTCGAGGAAGCAGCCGAGCAGCCGGCTGGTGATCATGCTGACGCCGGGGGTACGCACGCCGCGCGCAGTCATGCAGCTATGGCTGGCCTCGATGACCACTGCCACGCCGTGCGGCTGGAGATGTTCCCAGATGCACGCCGCCACTTCCGCGGTCAGCCGTTCCTGCACCTGCAGGCGGCGGGAGAAGCCGTGCAGCACGCGCGCCAGCTTCGAGATTCCGACGACCCGGTCGCGGGGCATATAGGCGATCGACGCCTTGCCGATGATGGGTGCCATATGGTGTTCGCAATGCGACTGGAACGGAATGTCCTTCAGCAGCACCAATTCGTCATAGCCGCCAACCTCTTCGAAGGTGCGGCTGAGATGAACGCTGGGGTCGTCGTCGTAGCCCGAGCAATATTCCTTCCACGCGCGCGCCACGCGCAGCGGGGTGTCACGCAGTCCCTCGCGATCCGGATCATCTCCGGTCCAGCGCAGCAGCGTCACGATGGCCTCTTGAACATCCACCGGAACGGGGATTTTGCCTTTGCCGGCAACATCGTGATCATCGTCGGCATCGTGGTACAGCATTTCAGGTAATCCCCCTCGGTTCACAAGCTGGCCTAAAAGATAGGAACCGCGTTGGCGCACTACAAGCGCACCTCTCATCCGGCGTTTGCCGACAGGGCAAATTGGGCAGGAACCAAAACGGCGGTTGCGTGTTTCCGTTTCGCACTTGCAAAAAATCAACATAGATTAGTTGTAATTTGCAACTCTTTTTGCTGGACTTACGCTACGGCAGCGCCCAATTTGCCGCAAAACAGCATAAATGGAAAATCATCATGCGCGTCACCCCCAGATGCGCGCTTGTAGCGGCAGCGTTCACGTTGCTGGCCGGCGCCTGCAGTTCAGAACCCCCGCCCCCTCCCCCGCCGCCTGCGGCCACCGTCGCGACCCCGCTGCAACGCGACGTCGTCGACTGGGACGAGTATATCGGCCGCTTCACGGCGGACGAGGACGTGCAGCTGGTCGCGCGCGTCTCTGGCCCGATTACCCAGATCGCGTTTCGCGACGGGCGCGATGTCCGCAAGGGTGATCTGTTGTTCGTCATCGATCCGCGGCCCTTCCGCGCCAATCTGGCCGAGGCCGAGGCGAGCGTCGCCAGCGCGCGTGCAGCCCTTGCCAACGCCCAGTCGCAAGCGGGACGAGGCACTGAATTGCTGGGCTTCGATGCCATCAGCCGCGAAGAGGCAGACAACCTGGCCGCCACGCTGCGCTCGGCGCGTGCCACGCTGGCAGGCGCGCAAGCGCGCCGGCAGGCGGCACAGCTCGATCTTTCCTTCACCCAAGTACGCGCCCCCATCTCGGGCCGGATATCCAACCGTCTGGTCGATGTCGGCGACTTCGTCACCGCCGGGCAGACCGAGCTGACCCGCGTGGTCCGTATCAATCCCATCCGCTTCAGCTTCGACGGCGCAGAAAGCTTCTACCTCAAGTATATCCGCCAGGACGCCGATGGCGAACGGCGCAGCTCGCGCTATGCCGCAAATCCGGTCGAGATCCAGCTCGCCGACGAGCCCGAATTTCGCTGGCGCGGCAAGATGGAATTCCTCAACAACGGCATCAGCCCCGATACCGGGACGATCCAGGCCTATGCGATGGTCGACAACCCCAACGGCTTTCTGGTCCCCGGCATGTTCGGGCGCGCGCGGCTGCTGGGATCAGGCACGTACAAGGCGATGCTGGTGCCCGACGAGGCGATCCTGACCGACCAGACCCGCAAATTGGTGTTCGTGCTGGGCAAGGACAACAAGGTCGCCCCGCGCCCGGTCTCCACCGGCCCCATGGTCGAGGGACTGCGCGTGATTCGCGACGGCATTGCCCCGACCGAACGGATCGTGATCGACGGGCTCGCCCGGATGCAGCCGGGCATGGTGGTGACGCCGCGCAAGGGACAGATCAAGGCGCGCGCCAAGGGCGATGCCCCGATCGCGCGGCCGACCACCGCGCCTGCGCCCGCTCAGGCAACGGCACGCTAAGCCGATGCGGATCGCCCATTTCTGCATCGACCGCCCGATCTTCGCGGCGGTGCTGTCCATCCTGATCGTGATCTTCGGCGTGGTGGCGTATCCGTCGCTGCCGGTTTCGCAGTATCCCGAGATCGCCCCGCCCACCGTGGTGGTCAGCGCAAGCTTTCCCGGCGCCACCGCCGAGACCATCGCCGATGTCGTGGCGGCGCCGCTCGAGGAATCGATCAACGGTGTCGAGGACATGCTCTACATGTCGTCATCCTCGACCGGCGATGGCAACCTCGCGATCACGGTCACGTTCGCGCAAGGCACCGATGTCGATCAGGCGCAGGTGCTGGTGCAGAACCGGGTGAGCACGGCCGAGCCGCGCCTGCCGCAGGAGGTCCGCCAGATCGGCGTCACCGTGCGCAAGAACTCGCCCGACCTGCTGCTGGTGGCCAATTTCTATTCGCCCGACGGGTCGCTGCCGCAGCAGTATATCTCCAACTACGCCACATTGCAGATCATCGACCGCATATCGCGTATCGACGGGATCGGCTCGGCACGATTGTTCGGCGGGCGCGATTACAACATGCGCGTCTGGATCGATCCCGAGCTCGCGGCATCGCGCAACCTCACCGTCGACGAGATCGTCGGCAAGATCCGCGCCCAGAATGCGCAGGTGTCCGCCGGTTCGATCGGCCAGCCGCCGTTCAACACCAATGGCACCGCGTTCCAGCTCGGTGTGCAGACCCAGGGACGGCTGAGCAGTCCCGAGGAGTTCGGCCAGATCGTCGTCAAGCGCGACGGGCTGGCGCTGACCCGGCTCGCCGATGTCGCCCGGATCGAGCTCGGCGCGCAGGATTACAGCATCAACGCATTCTCCAGCGGGCGGCCGACCGTCGCCCTGGCGATCTCGCAGCTTCCAGGGTCCAATGCGCTAACCGTAGCGAAGGAGGTCGAGGACGAACTCAAGCGCGCATCGGGCGATTTCCCGCCCGGAATGACCTATTCGATCCCCTACAACCCCACCACCTATGTCGAGGCGTCGATCGCCGCGGTGCAGGATACGCTGATCGAGGCGATCATTCTGGTCGCCATCGTGGTGCTGGTGTTTCTGCAAAGCTGGCGCGCGGCGGTCATCCCGATCATCGCCATCCCGATCGCGCTGGCAGGCGCCATCGCGGTGCTCGCAGCGCTCGGGTTTTCGCTCAACAGCCTGTCGCTGTTCGGCATGGTGCTGGCGATCGGCATCGTCGTCGATGACGCGATCGTGGTGGTCGAGAATGTCGAGCGGCTGATGGAAGAAGAAGGGCTGAGCCCCTTCGACGCCGCGCACAAGACGATGGACGAGGTATCCGGCGCGCTGATCGCGATCGCTCTGGTGCTGTGCGGCGTGTTCATTCCGACCGCCTTCATCCCCGGCATTTCGGGCGCCTTCTATCAGCAGTTCGCGGTGACCATCGCTGGCGCGACCGCCTTTTCGGCCTTTGTGTCGCTGACCCTGTCGCCCGCGCTCGCCGCACTGCTGCTGCGCCCGCGCACCCACGGAGAGCAGGATATTCCGGCAGGATGGCGGGGCTGGGGCAAGAAGTTTGCACGAGGCTTCAACCGCGGCTTTGCCAAGCTTTCGGAGCGCTATGGCCGCCTGACCGCACGCACCATCCGCAGCCTGATGTTCATGGGGCTGGCCTATCTTGCGCTGATCGCGGTTGCCGGCTGGCGCTTCACCGCGACGCCTGCCGGGTTCATTCCCGCGCAGGACCAAGGCTATCTGATCGGGGTGGTGCAGATGCCGCCGGGCGCCTCGCTGCAGCGGACCACCGCTGCGGTGGAGACCGCGCAGGCGATCGCGCTCAAGAACGCTTCTGTGGTGAGCACCATCGCCTTTGCCGGTTTCGACGGCGCGACCTTCACCAACGCTCCCAATGCCGCCGCGATCTTCATCACGCTGAAGGAAGCGGGCACGCGGGTAAGTTCGGAAGACGTCGCCAACGAGTTGCGCGGCGCGATGTCGAGCATCACCGCGGGCAACATCCTGGTGATCGCCCCGCCACCCGTTGCAGGGCTGGGCACCGGAGGCGGCTTCAAGATGATCATCGAGGATCGCGGCAATGCCGGGCTACAGGCGCTCGAAGGCGCGGCCTTCGCGATGATGGGCGCGGCCAACCAGACCGAGGGGATCACCAGCGCATTCACCACCTTCAACACCCGTACCCCGCGGCTGTTCGCCGATATCGACCGCGCCCGCGCCGAGCAATTGGGCGTTCCGGTGGAGAACATCTTCTCGACGCTCGGTACCTATCTGGGATCGAGCTATATCAACGATTTCAATTTCCTCGGCCGCACCTTTCGGGTGACCGCGCAGGCCGATGCTCCCTATCGCGACGACATTTCCGATATCGGGCGGCTGCGCACGCGGTCGTCCAGCGGGCAGATGGTGCCGCTCGACGCGGTGATGAACCTGCGCAACGATTCGGGTGCCTATCGCGTGGTGCGGTACAACCTCTACCGCTCCGCCGAGCTGCAGGGCGACACGATGCCGGGCTATTCGAGCGGTCAGTCGCTCGACACGATGGAAGCACTCGCGCGGCGCACGCTCGCGCAGGGGTTCGACTTCGAATGGACTGAACTCGCCTTCCAGCAAAAGGCCGCGGGCAACACCGGCACGCTTGTCTTCCTGCTGGGCGTGGTGTTCGTCTTCCTCCTGCTGGCAGCGCAATATGAAAGCCTGGTGCTGCCGCTGGCGGTGATCCTAATCGTGCCGATGTGCCTTCTGGCCGCGATCCTCGGGGTCAATCTGATGGGCCGGGACAACAATATCCTCACCCAGATCGGGCTGGTGGTGCTGATCGGGCTTGCTGCCAAGAACGCCATTCTGATCGTGGAATTCGCCAAGCACAACGAGGACCATGGCCAGTCGATCCTTGAGGCTGCGCGCCATGCCGCAGCCCAGCGACTCCGCCCGATCCTGATGACGTCGCTGGCGTTCATCCTGGGGGTGTTGCCGCTGGTGATCTCCTCGGGCCCGGGGTCCGAGATGCGCCAGGCGCTGGGCATCGCGGTGTTCTTCGGGATGATCGGGGTGACCATCTTCGGCCTGCTGTTCACGCCTGCATTTTATGTGATGGTGCGGACGCTCGAGGACCGGATAAAGGCCTGGTCGGCGGGCCGCAAACGCGCCGATCTGCCGCCGCCCGCTCCCCCCGCCCAGCCTGTTGTGGAGGGCAGCCAGCCATGATCCTGAAATCCCACCTGCTTGCCTGCGCGACGCTGAGCGCGACGCTGGCCGCGTGCACCGTCGGCCCGGACTTTGAACGCCCCGCCACCCCCGGCGCGGTCGCCGAGGGTGCATTCATCGAAAGCGCCGATCCGCGCTTCGCCCAGAACCCGCTGCCCGAAGGCTGGTGGAGACTGTTCGAGGACCCGGCACTCGACGCGCTGGTCACCCGCGCGCTCGAGCGCAACACGAGCGTGCGCGAGGCCAGCGCCAATCTGCGCCGCGCCCGCGCGCTGGTGCGCGAGGCCAGAGGCGCGCAATTGCCGTCGCTCTCGGCGAGCGGGTCGGCCACCACCAACCAGGTCGGCACCGGCGCAAACGCCGGCGTCGGCTTCGCCCCGCCAGAGCCGCTGCGCTTCGATTTCTACGAGCTCGCCTCGGATGCCTCCTACGAGATCGACCTGTTCGGCGGCATCCGCCGCTCGGTCGAAGCCTCGCGCGGCGATTCGCTTGCTGCCCAGGCAGAGCTCGATGCTGCCCGGGTCAGTGTCGCTGCCGAGGTTGCCCGCACCTACGCGCTGGCCTGTTCGAACCGGCTGCAGGCGGATATCGCCCGCGAATCGCTCGCCGCGCAGCAGCGCACGCTTGACCTTACCCAGCGGCTGTTCACCGCCGGGCGCGGCCAGCGGCGCGATGTCGCCAATGCCGAGCTGCTGGTTGCGCAGGCACGCGCACAGGTGCCGCAGTTCGAGGCCGAACGCCGTGCCGCGCTGTTTGCCCTGGCAACCCTCACCGGTGACCCGCCCGGCCAGATCGATGCCGCCGCAAATGCCTGTGCCATTCCGCCCAAGGTGCGGGTGGCCATTCCTGTGGGCGATGGCGCCGCGCTGCTCGCACGCCGTCCCGATGTCCGCGCCGCCGAAGCCCGGCTGGCGGCTGACACCGCACGGATCGGCGTTGCCACCGCGGCGCTCTATCCATCAATCCGGCTGGCCGGTTCGCTGTCAATCGGCGGAACGTCGCCTGGCGATCTCACCGAATCGAACAATCTCGGTTTCTCGCTGGGCCCGCTGATCTCCTGGTCGATCCCGATCGACGGGACTGCGCGTGCGCGCGTCAACGCCGCCTCGGCACAGGCCGATGCCCGTCTTGCGGCATTCGATGGCGCGGTCCTCACCGCGCTGCAGGAAACCGAACAGGCGCTTGCCCGGCTGAAGGCTGCGATCGAACAGGACGCGGCGCTGCAGACCGCAGCGGCTGCCGCAGACGAAGTCGCGCGGATCACCCGCATCCGCTTCCGGTCGGGGCGCGACAATGCGCTGCAACTGCTTGAGGTGGAACGCAACCTGCTGGCAGCACGCGCCGCGAGCGGCTCTGCAGCAGCCGCCCGCGCCGAGGCCGAGGTTGCGGTGTTCCGCGCGCTGGGCGGCGGCTGGGAAAATGCGCCTGCCGTGGCAGAGGTCAGTGCAACGACGAGGGACTAGTCGCGCAGCCGCTCGATAGCCTGCGCAAGCGCGACATAGAGCTTGCCGGTTTCGGACGACAACAAGGTCACGCCCATCACGCCGCCATCGCGGGTGGACAGGACGGTGCGCAGCATCGCCTCGAAATCGTGGATGTAGCGGTTGACCAGCTCGAAGAACTCGGGATCGTTCTCATAGGCCGCAGCGATGTCCTTGGCCTCGCCATTGTCGATCAGCCGCACCGCGCGCCGCGTGAACACGCCGCGATCGCCGCGCAGATAGGCGGACCAGGCGGTGTCGCTGACTTCGGTCGAGAGGATCTTGTCGACATCGATCGCCGCCGAATTGAGCGATTCGGTCAGCAGCGCCAGCCTTCGCGCGAAATCGTTGTCGGTGCGCTCCTCGGCCAGTTCGCGCGCTTCGGCGACCCGGCGCTCGAGATGGCTGGCAAGGTCGTCGACCCGGCTCAGCTGGTCCTTGAGGTGCAGGCTGGCATCGCTGGTGGCGCCGACCGCGCGGCTGATCGCCGATTCAAGCTTGCCGACCAGCTCTTCCGCCTTGCCGCGCAGCACCTTTTCCAGCGCAGCAGCGCTGTCTTCGCCGAGCTTGCTGGTGGCGCCGGTGATCGCGCGATCCATCGCGCGGCGTGCCTCGTCTGCGGCGGCATGCGCCTCGCGCTGGACATCGCGCATCGTCTCGACAAGCCGGACCGCGGAACTGGCGTTGATCTGGTCGATCTCCTCGCGTGCCGAGCGCATCGCCGCGATCAGCGCGCCGATATCCTCTGCCCGTTCGCGCCAGTCGGCCTCGCTCGTTTCGGAAAGCTTGCCGATCTCGGCCTGCTGGCCTGCGATCCGTTGCTCGAAATTGCCGAGGATCGAACCCAGCCGGACCATCTGACCGTCAACTTCGGTTACCGAACCCAGCAGCGAGCCGACCTTGTCCTGGCTGGCCTGCGTGGTCTGGTCGAGCCGCGACAGCGCGCCGGGAATGGCATCGGCGACCTGGTGCTGGATCGTGCCCAGCCGCTCGCGCAGCCGTTCGCTGCGCGCATCGAAATCGTCGGCGTGGCGGCTGCCCGCCGCGAGCCGCTCGCTCAGTGATATGACATTGCCGTCGAGCGCCGACAAGGCGAACGCTAGCCGCGCCAGCGCCTCGGTGCTTTCCCCGTCCATCGCCTGCAACCGGCGCTCAGCATCGCTGATCTGCGCGTCGGCAGAGGCGACCATCTGGCGGACCACGGCCTCGCTCTCGCCGGTTGAGGCGGCGAGCGTACCCAGCGTCAGCGACAGATCGTCGGCCGCCGCGCGAATATCCCGGCGGGTGGCAGCT
Encoded proteins:
- the ahcY gene encoding adenosylhomocysteinase, translated to MASAPTLDRPDYVVADIALADFGRKEITIAETEMPGLMAIREEYRSEQPLKGAKITGSLHMTIQTAVLIETLVALGAEVRWATCNIYSTQDHAAAAIAAQGIPVFAIKGESLEEYWEYVDRIFDWGAEEGNTCNLILDDGGDATMFALWGARVEAGEELFTPSNEEEEFFVKILKRRLAQTPGYLTKTVEAIKGVSEETTTGVHRLYDLAKKGKLPFPAINVNDSVTKSKFDNKYGCKESLVDGIRRGTDVMMAGKVAVVCGYGDVGKGSAASLQGAGARVIVTEIDPICALQAAMDGFAVQTLEDVVGTADIFVTTTGNKDVITIDHMRAMKDMAIVGNIGHFDNEIQISALENMKWTEIKPQVDMIEFPGGKRIIMLSKGRLLNLGNATGHPSFVMSASFTNQVLAQIELFKGANKYQNDVYVLPKHLDEKVARLHLEKLGVKLTELTKEQAEYIDVPLAGPFKKDEYRY
- a CDS encoding peroxiredoxin, whose protein sequence is MIKVGDTIPNTKFVRATAEGPQQVEAKDFFAGKTVALFSVPGAFTPTCSARHLPGFVEKADALKAKGVDEIACTAVNDAFVMGAWGKSANADSIAMLADGNGDFADAVGLTMDGSGFGMGKRGQRFAMVVKDGVVEKLFVEEPGDFKVSSADYMLEQL
- a CDS encoding efflux RND transporter permease subunit yields the protein MRIAHFCIDRPIFAAVLSILIVIFGVVAYPSLPVSQYPEIAPPTVVVSASFPGATAETIADVVAAPLEESINGVEDMLYMSSSSTGDGNLAITVTFAQGTDVDQAQVLVQNRVSTAEPRLPQEVRQIGVTVRKNSPDLLLVANFYSPDGSLPQQYISNYATLQIIDRISRIDGIGSARLFGGRDYNMRVWIDPELAASRNLTVDEIVGKIRAQNAQVSAGSIGQPPFNTNGTAFQLGVQTQGRLSSPEEFGQIVVKRDGLALTRLADVARIELGAQDYSINAFSSGRPTVALAISQLPGSNALTVAKEVEDELKRASGDFPPGMTYSIPYNPTTYVEASIAAVQDTLIEAIILVAIVVLVFLQSWRAAVIPIIAIPIALAGAIAVLAALGFSLNSLSLFGMVLAIGIVVDDAIVVVENVERLMEEEGLSPFDAAHKTMDEVSGALIAIALVLCGVFIPTAFIPGISGAFYQQFAVTIAGATAFSAFVSLTLSPALAALLLRPRTHGEQDIPAGWRGWGKKFARGFNRGFAKLSERYGRLTARTIRSLMFMGLAYLALIAVAGWRFTATPAGFIPAQDQGYLIGVVQMPPGASLQRTTAAVETAQAIALKNASVVSTIAFAGFDGATFTNAPNAAAIFITLKEAGTRVSSEDVANELRGAMSSITAGNILVIAPPPVAGLGTGGGFKMIIEDRGNAGLQALEGAAFAMMGAANQTEGITSAFTTFNTRTPRLFADIDRARAEQLGVPVENIFSTLGTYLGSSYINDFNFLGRTFRVTAQADAPYRDDISDIGRLRTRSSSGQMVPLDAVMNLRNDSGAYRVVRYNLYRSAELQGDTMPGYSSGQSLDTMEALARRTLAQGFDFEWTELAFQQKAAGNTGTLVFLLGVVFVFLLLAAQYESLVLPLAVILIVPMCLLAAILGVNLMGRDNNILTQIGLVVLIGLAAKNAILIVEFAKHNEDHGQSILEAARHAAAQRLRPILMTSLAFILGVLPLVISSGPGSEMRQALGIAVFFGMIGVTIFGLLFTPAFYVMVRTLEDRIKAWSAGRKRADLPPPAPPAQPVVEGSQP
- a CDS encoding efflux RND transporter periplasmic adaptor subunit; translation: MRVTPRCALVAAAFTLLAGACSSEPPPPPPPPAATVATPLQRDVVDWDEYIGRFTADEDVQLVARVSGPITQIAFRDGRDVRKGDLLFVIDPRPFRANLAEAEASVASARAALANAQSQAGRGTELLGFDAISREEADNLAATLRSARATLAGAQARRQAAQLDLSFTQVRAPISGRISNRLVDVGDFVTAGQTELTRVVRINPIRFSFDGAESFYLKYIRQDADGERRSSRYAANPVEIQLADEPEFRWRGKMEFLNNGISPDTGTIQAYAMVDNPNGFLVPGMFGRARLLGSGTYKAMLVPDEAILTDQTRKLVFVLGKDNKVAPRPVSTGPMVEGLRVIRDGIAPTERIVIDGLARMQPGMVVTPRKGQIKARAKGDAPIARPTTAPAPAQATAR
- the folE gene encoding GTP cyclohydrolase I FolE, which encodes MLYHDADDDHDVAGKGKIPVPVDVQEAIVTLLRWTGDDPDREGLRDTPLRVARAWKEYCSGYDDDPSVHLSRTFEEVGGYDELVLLKDIPFQSHCEHHMAPIIGKASIAYMPRDRVVGISKLARVLHGFSRRLQVQERLTAEVAACIWEHLQPHGVAVVIEASHSCMTARGVRTPGVSMITSRLLGCFLDDHRSREEVMSLMGY
- a CDS encoding efflux transporter outer membrane subunit; the encoded protein is MILKSHLLACATLSATLAACTVGPDFERPATPGAVAEGAFIESADPRFAQNPLPEGWWRLFEDPALDALVTRALERNTSVREASANLRRARALVREARGAQLPSLSASGSATTNQVGTGANAGVGFAPPEPLRFDFYELASDASYEIDLFGGIRRSVEASRGDSLAAQAELDAARVSVAAEVARTYALACSNRLQADIARESLAAQQRTLDLTQRLFTAGRGQRRDVANAELLVAQARAQVPQFEAERRAALFALATLTGDPPGQIDAAANACAIPPKVRVAIPVGDGAALLARRPDVRAAEARLAADTARIGVATAALYPSIRLAGSLSIGGTSPGDLTESNNLGFSLGPLISWSIPIDGTARARVNAASAQADARLAAFDGAVLTALQETEQALARLKAAIEQDAALQTAAAAADEVARITRIRFRSGRDNALQLLEVERNLLAARAASGSAAAARAEAEVAVFRALGGGWENAPAVAEVSATTRD